One Prosthecobacter vanneervenii genomic window carries:
- a CDS encoding type II toxin-antitoxin system VapC family toxin, with protein MALPTCPGRITLNLTGASFMAHLKVRNGMSPQSCLLKSGRHGNALASGYQPLDLSAQGTVPSLAGEARSVSPDEVWLCSVVKEELYYGAEGYDDKAARLSKLENLFARHASAPFDDEAASVAGRIRKELEAQRQVIGPHDIQIAAIALQHGWTVVTNNTDEFKRVAGLAVEDWTV; from the coding sequence ATGGCACTGCCAACCTGCCCGGGCAGGATCACTTTGAATCTTACTGGAGCCAGTTTTATGGCGCATTTGAAGGTGCGGAATGGAATGAGCCCGCAGAGCTGCCTTTTGAAAAGCGGGAGGCATGGTAATGCCCTGGCTTCTGGATACCAACCACTGGATCTATCTGCTCAAGGGACGGTGCCTTCCCTTGCAGGAGAAGCTCGCAGCGTCTCTCCTGATGAGGTCTGGTTGTGCTCTGTGGTGAAAGAAGAGCTGTATTATGGTGCCGAAGGGTATGACGACAAAGCTGCAAGACTGAGCAAGCTGGAGAATCTTTTTGCACGGCATGCCTCGGCACCGTTTGATGACGAGGCGGCTTCCGTAGCTGGTCGGATCAGAAAGGAGCTGGAGGCGCAGCGGCAGGTCATCGGGCCACACGATATTCAGATAGCTGCGATTGCACTACAGCACGGATGGACGGTTGTGACGAACAACACCGATGAGTTCAAACGTGTCGCAGGTCTCGCCGTTGAAGACTGGACTGTCTGA